A genomic stretch from Bacillus sp. N1-1 includes:
- the cydC gene encoding thiol reductant ABC exporter subunit CydC, whose translation MRGLAFVWREMLTEKKDILLSILFGFIAGITAVALFAASGYLISKAALSLPVFALAILTAVVKFFGLARAVGRYFERIYSHRATFSILSNMRVSFYKKLEPVAASLSQKYRSGELLGRIVGDIDRLQHFYLRVLYPPIVFILIFLVTIWFTLFFSIKIASLMLLGVFLTGILIPGYFAWRIRKKDQAVRAFRGEFAADSAEFFNGFRDLKIMRETEKRKEELEAKSSATLNAESKESKAEVFHQAVNSFISLFVTWCVIAVGAYLVTTGELDGLFLAMLVLISLTSFENAVPMAIVPAYLQDSIVASKRLSSVQAETSNNVKKTVKLPEEKPFSLLAKNVTFSYPGEERKSLKHVSVHIPAGGKTAIVGPSGSGKSTLLQLFLQFYESGGLEVNGDSTQMLSQEEIWSETNVVLQQNHFFSGSIRDNLKLAGETLTDEQLTNILAIVQLDHLSLDYKVHEKGANLSGGEQQRLAIARALLKGKRVWLLDEPTSSVDLLTERLILNHLLDRAKEDTLLLVSHRLNNLEKMDQIIVMESGEIVESGTYKELMKSKGYFYQMREIERSVLL comes from the coding sequence ATGAGAGGATTAGCATTTGTTTGGCGTGAAATGCTGACAGAGAAAAAAGATATCCTTCTTTCCATCTTATTTGGCTTTATTGCTGGTATAACAGCTGTTGCCCTCTTTGCCGCAAGTGGATACTTAATTTCCAAGGCAGCATTGTCGCTACCCGTCTTCGCATTAGCCATTTTAACAGCTGTCGTGAAATTCTTTGGACTTGCTCGTGCAGTAGGCCGTTACTTTGAAAGGATTTATTCACATCGTGCCACATTTTCAATCTTAAGCAACATGCGCGTATCATTTTATAAAAAGCTTGAACCAGTTGCAGCGAGCTTATCTCAGAAATACCGAAGTGGGGAATTGCTAGGGCGAATCGTAGGAGACATTGATCGGCTTCAGCATTTTTATTTGCGTGTTTTGTACCCACCGATCGTATTTATTCTTATTTTCCTTGTTACAATTTGGTTTACACTATTCTTTTCAATTAAAATTGCAAGTTTAATGCTGTTAGGTGTTTTTCTTACTGGGATATTAATTCCTGGTTACTTCGCTTGGCGGATTCGGAAAAAAGATCAGGCCGTTCGTGCATTTAGAGGCGAATTTGCAGCTGATTCGGCTGAGTTTTTCAATGGCTTTCGTGATCTAAAAATCATGAGAGAAACCGAGAAGAGGAAAGAAGAGCTTGAAGCAAAATCGAGCGCTACTTTAAATGCAGAAAGTAAAGAAAGTAAGGCGGAAGTTTTTCATCAGGCGGTTAACTCATTTATCTCTTTATTTGTCACATGGTGTGTCATCGCGGTGGGTGCCTATCTTGTTACAACTGGAGAATTGGATGGACTATTTCTCGCCATGCTTGTCCTTATCTCCTTAACGTCGTTTGAGAATGCGGTGCCGATGGCGATCGTGCCGGCTTATTTACAAGATAGCATCGTAGCATCCAAAAGACTTTCATCCGTCCAAGCGGAAACGTCGAATAACGTTAAGAAAACAGTAAAGCTTCCAGAAGAAAAACCGTTCTCGCTATTAGCGAAAAACGTAACTTTCTCATATCCGGGGGAAGAAAGAAAATCACTGAAGCATGTATCCGTTCATATCCCAGCAGGGGGGAAAACGGCGATTGTTGGTCCTAGTGGTTCTGGTAAGTCAACGCTTTTACAACTTTTCCTTCAGTTCTATGAGAGCGGGGGACTAGAAGTGAATGGTGATTCGACCCAAATGCTTTCACAGGAAGAAATTTGGTCGGAAACAAATGTTGTCCTTCAACAAAACCATTTTTTCTCGGGCTCTATTCGTGACAACTTGAAACTCGCCGGAGAGACGTTAACCGACGAACAGTTAACGAATATCCTTGCTATTGTTCAACTCGATCATCTTTCTCTTGATTACAAGGTCCATGAAAAAGGCGCCAACCTATCCGGTGGCGAACAGCAGCGTCTTGCCATTGCAAGAGCTCTGTTAAAAGGAAAGCGTGTCTGGTTATTAGACGAGCCAACTTCCTCGGTGGATCTTTTAACAGAAAGATTGATTCTTAACCATTTACTTGATCGGGCCAAAGAAGATACGCTTCTTTTGGTCAGTCATCGACTGAACAATCTTGAAAAGATGGATCAAATTATCGTGATGGAATCAGGTGAAATTGTTGAAAGTGGTACGTACAAAGAATTGATGAAAAGTAAGGGATATTTTTATCAAATGAGAGAAATCGAAAGAAGCGTACTCTTGTAG
- the msrA gene encoding peptide-methionine (S)-S-oxide reductase MsrA has protein sequence MHTLMDNETRKQQLIKTLLQKGIYKKGAKQLYMLTLNELENIYVRSEKINTITGNGVVKVEQATFAAGCFWGVEALFQQLNGVISTTAGFTGGETINPTYEDVYSELTGHAESVQVEYDPSLISYEELVEVFFENHNPTSLNKQGEDIGTRYRSAIFFHSNEQAEIALIAKENLERSGRFKKPVVTQIVPITSFYRADEYHQSYLAKRGQSSCKIS, from the coding sequence TTGCATACACTAATGGATAACGAAACTAGAAAACAACAACTTATTAAGACCCTTCTCCAAAAAGGAATCTATAAGAAGGGTGCCAAACAGCTTTATATGTTAACACTAAATGAACTGGAAAACATATATGTTCGATCTGAAAAAATCAATACGATAACTGGAAACGGAGTGGTCAAAGTGGAGCAAGCAACATTTGCAGCAGGGTGCTTTTGGGGTGTAGAAGCACTATTTCAACAATTAAACGGCGTTATTTCTACAACAGCAGGATTTACTGGTGGTGAAACCATTAACCCTACGTATGAAGACGTTTATTCTGAGTTAACAGGTCATGCAGAATCTGTGCAAGTTGAATACGATCCATCACTCATTTCTTATGAAGAGCTCGTGGAAGTGTTTTTTGAAAATCATAACCCAACTTCTTTAAATAAACAGGGAGAAGATATCGGAACCCGCTATCGCTCAGCGATCTTCTTCCATTCGAATGAGCAGGCAGAAATTGCATTAATTGCAAAAGAAAACCTTGAGCGTTCCGGGCGTTTTAAGAAGCCAGTAGTCACTCAAATTGTTCCGATCACTTCATTTTATCGTGCAGACGAATATCACCAAAGTTATCTTGCTAAGCGTGGACAGTCTTCTTGTAAAATTTCATAA
- a CDS encoding ABC transporter permease subunit, with amino-acid sequence MFNSFIWRSAVQFLLTSLGILLIGSLPYLFFNMKQQLEILAMIDEGTLSNTLFLYDSIVFNVEAYINQIGQTVKMVFNDQTMQYYARGGSLPLFPDLWKAYSLSMSYLLASLMISMLIGIVLTIMTMVFPKRIRGYLKGFFFIIESLPDIFVILLAQIGVIWIYKQTDLLLFNLTSGFDEKAIVLPILILSLLPSVYIYKYLLLSFEEEESQLYVELARGKGLDRYTILLVHMFRNAMVSLFNHFKGVFLFALANLLMLEIIFDMNGLMMFIYKNGVVNTEIVTLALYMIFLPAFILFTTFEWLIERWMARQEGAQ; translated from the coding sequence GTGTTTAACTCATTTATATGGCGTTCTGCTGTTCAATTTCTTTTAACTTCCCTAGGAATTCTATTAATCGGATCTCTACCTTATCTCTTTTTTAACATGAAGCAACAGCTTGAAATTCTTGCGATGATTGATGAAGGTACTTTATCAAACACATTGTTTTTATATGATTCGATCGTTTTTAACGTTGAAGCTTATATTAATCAAATCGGTCAAACCGTAAAGATGGTATTTAACGACCAGACGATGCAGTATTATGCAAGAGGCGGTAGTTTGCCGCTATTTCCTGACTTATGGAAAGCTTATTCACTTTCTATGTCTTATTTGCTCGCTTCATTAATGATCTCTATGCTTATAGGGATTGTTTTGACGATAATGACGATGGTGTTTCCAAAAAGAATAAGAGGCTATCTGAAAGGCTTTTTCTTTATTATCGAATCGTTACCTGATATTTTCGTTATTCTTCTTGCTCAGATAGGAGTGATCTGGATTTATAAACAGACAGACCTTCTGCTATTCAACCTAACGAGTGGTTTTGACGAAAAAGCAATCGTTTTGCCAATTCTTATCCTTTCATTGCTTCCTTCCGTTTACATTTATAAGTATTTGTTGCTCTCTTTTGAAGAAGAAGAAAGTCAGCTTTATGTAGAACTTGCGAGAGGGAAGGGATTAGATCGGTATACCATTTTACTTGTTCATATGTTTCGTAATGCTATGGTCTCGCTATTTAACCATTTTAAAGGAGTATTTCTATTTGCCCTTGCAAACTTGCTTATGCTTGAAATTATTTTTGACATGAACGGTCTAATGATGTTCATTTACAAAAATGGTGTCGTAAATACAGAAATTGTGACGCTTGCCCTGTATATGATCTTTCTACCAGCCTTTATTCTCTTTACTACTTTCGAGTGGCTGATTGAACGATGGATGGCAAGACAGGAGGGAGCACAATGA
- the crtI gene encoding phytoene desaturase family protein, protein MSKKTIVIGAGLGGLSAAIRLAADGHQVTVLEKNERAGGKLNKRSGQGFKFDTGPSILTMPWVLEKLFKSANRNVNDYMTIKRIEPQWRTFFEDGAQIDVTSDIAVMLSEVHKRSEKDYSNFLSYLDYCKTMFDLSLKSFYKKSLSGIQDLQKLHSFKDLLTMDPMKSMNQATEKYLDDKHLQQLFNFFIMYIGSSPYHSPAILSQLVYVQLGLGIYYVEGGMYNIAEGMLKLLDELGVDVQVNTEVAEILTVNKKAAGVKLANGTTMEADLIVSNLEGIPAHETLLKGEPGAEKVKKDLQKYTPTVSGLVLLLGVNKTFDQLQHHNFFFSKDPELEFKQIFDEGVPADDPTVYIGVSSKSDPTQAPSGKENLFVLTHVPPLQPGESFEKHRGRYREIVLDKLERMGMTGLRESIEFEYQFIPDDIKNLYGSNGGSIYGVATDRKVNGGFKIPSRSSLIDNLYFVGGSTHPGGGVPMVTLSGQLTADLIAEDQKLKDEQTG, encoded by the coding sequence ATGAGCAAAAAAACAATCGTAATTGGGGCTGGCCTTGGTGGACTTTCAGCCGCTATTCGCCTCGCTGCAGATGGACATCAAGTAACTGTACTTGAAAAAAACGAACGAGCTGGTGGTAAATTAAACAAACGTTCCGGTCAAGGATTTAAGTTTGATACAGGACCTTCCATACTCACAATGCCCTGGGTGCTCGAGAAACTGTTCAAAAGTGCGAATCGAAATGTAAACGATTATATGACGATTAAGCGAATTGAACCTCAGTGGAGAACTTTTTTTGAAGACGGTGCACAAATTGATGTTACGAGTGACATCGCGGTCATGTTATCTGAGGTACATAAACGCTCAGAGAAAGATTATTCCAACTTCCTCTCCTACTTAGATTATTGCAAAACGATGTTCGACCTGAGCCTTAAAAGTTTTTACAAGAAAAGTTTATCTGGCATTCAAGATTTGCAAAAGCTTCATTCATTTAAAGACCTTCTCACAATGGATCCAATGAAATCAATGAATCAGGCTACAGAAAAGTATCTTGATGATAAGCATCTTCAACAGCTTTTCAACTTTTTCATTATGTATATAGGTTCTTCGCCTTATCATTCTCCTGCTATCTTATCACAGCTTGTGTACGTCCAACTTGGTCTAGGAATCTATTATGTTGAAGGCGGGATGTACAACATAGCAGAAGGAATGCTAAAGCTTCTCGATGAATTAGGTGTCGACGTTCAAGTGAATACAGAAGTAGCTGAGATTCTTACTGTAAACAAAAAAGCCGCTGGCGTAAAGCTTGCGAATGGAACAACGATGGAAGCTGATTTAATTGTCAGCAACCTTGAAGGAATTCCTGCACATGAGACGCTTTTAAAAGGCGAGCCTGGAGCAGAAAAAGTGAAAAAGGACCTCCAAAAATATACACCGACTGTATCAGGTCTTGTGCTGTTACTTGGGGTTAATAAAACATTCGATCAGCTTCAACATCACAATTTCTTTTTCTCAAAAGATCCAGAGCTTGAATTCAAACAAATCTTTGATGAAGGTGTTCCTGCTGACGATCCAACTGTTTATATTGGCGTCTCTTCAAAATCAGATCCTACACAAGCACCTTCCGGAAAAGAAAATTTATTTGTGTTAACTCATGTTCCTCCACTTCAGCCTGGCGAGAGCTTTGAAAAACATCGTGGTAGATACCGCGAAATTGTGCTTGATAAGCTAGAAAGAATGGGCATGACAGGTCTTCGTGAATCGATTGAATTCGAATACCAATTCATACCGGATGATATTAAAAATTTATATGGATCTAATGGCGGATCGATTTACGGTGTTGCTACCGATCGTAAAGTGAACGGAGGATTTAAAATCCCATCTAGAAGTTCATTGATTGATAACCTCTACTTTGTAGGTGGTTCAACACATCCAGGCGGTGGGGTACCGATGGTGACACTCTCAGGACAGTTAACTGCAGACTTAATTGCGGAGGATCAGAAATTGAAAGATGAGCAAACTGGCTAA
- a CDS encoding glycosyl-4,4'-diaponeurosporenoate acyltransferase, which translates to MHVIHLTILELILVNIFAWLIIHVSISYICLRLPDSFYESKKTGLESKKKELNFYEGLRIRKWKTILPDGGDVFKGGFRKKELKTLSSSYLTKFIVETRRAEVTHWLLIPPSIMFFLWNPMSIGLVMVGYALIVNLPFILIQRYNRHRLKPLLSKQLKKEQRRGNSIGTFGV; encoded by the coding sequence ATGCACGTTATCCACTTAACCATCCTAGAATTAATCTTAGTGAATATTTTTGCATGGCTAATTATTCATGTATCTATCTCTTATATTTGCCTTCGTTTGCCGGATTCCTTTTATGAATCAAAAAAAACGGGGCTAGAGAGCAAAAAAAAGGAACTGAATTTCTATGAAGGCTTACGAATACGCAAATGGAAAACCATACTTCCTGATGGGGGAGACGTGTTTAAAGGTGGTTTCCGAAAGAAAGAGTTAAAGACACTTAGTTCATCCTATCTTACGAAATTCATCGTTGAGACAAGACGTGCAGAAGTAACCCACTGGCTCCTGATTCCGCCTTCCATTATGTTTTTTTTATGGAATCCGATGAGTATTGGGCTCGTCATGGTTGGATACGCACTAATTGTTAATCTTCCATTTATCCTGATTCAACGGTACAATCGACACAGGTTAAAACCATTACTAAGTAAACAGTTGAAAAAAGAGCAGCGCAGGGGGAATTCCATTGGAACATTTGGGGTTTGA
- a CDS encoding VOC family protein, whose protein sequence is MLNHVCVLTVKVSNLKEALAFYTEILDFKVSKEYGPKIVSLHHENIPIVLEEEPVQSENNNVLLAIQSNDIYRDFHQFNEKGVPILSKEPKPCPPGLYFVIKDPSGNHIEILQFTN, encoded by the coding sequence GTGTTAAATCATGTTTGTGTCTTAACTGTTAAAGTGTCAAACCTGAAAGAAGCATTAGCGTTTTACACGGAAATATTGGATTTCAAAGTATCAAAAGAGTACGGTCCGAAAATTGTGAGTCTTCATCATGAAAATATCCCAATTGTTCTTGAAGAAGAGCCAGTTCAATCTGAAAACAACAATGTTCTGCTTGCCATCCAATCTAATGATATTTATCGAGATTTTCATCAGTTTAACGAAAAAGGTGTGCCGATTCTTTCTAAAGAACCTAAACCATGTCCACCAGGCCTTTACTTTGTCATAAAAGATCCGTCGGGAAATCATATTGAAATTCTACAGTTTACGAATTAA
- a CDS encoding Na+/H+ antiporter NhaC family protein — MDWLSVFPFIVVILVAIKTKLVIPGLTAGLLTASFIYKPGVISGLQQFYEFIMSGLKDENNVKIVLFLYMFTGLIGLMKYTGGIKGFVHLASSKINTKKGALFLTWISTIGTFSAPSFRIVTVAPIMKALLNKVKITPQELGFVIETTATPVIVLMPIATAFVGYMSSVVQLSLKAEGIEGDGYRYFLQSIPYNFFSISIILIGFYLSFFHHSKKQATDAGNQEKELDDQWEDCHPAVAKDLPKKPFNLLLPLGGVILLTLFLTYWSGYEKGFTSLLQAFIEADVLDAMVFALLTTVLLTFLFYLFQRFSLKELVTFFIEGGNEMMPVIVLLTVVWGLAASTEALGFSAFVTSNLDWIPSLFVPPVLFLVGAFISYFIGSSWGTWGILMPLGISLGHSTGTDLPLVIGAVFASGTFGAFSSPLSDNTNTIARILKLNPMTYAKFKLTPALIAAGTAAVGYFIISFVI; from the coding sequence TTGGATTGGTTATCTGTGTTCCCTTTTATCGTAGTGATATTAGTTGCGATAAAAACCAAGCTAGTGATTCCAGGTCTTACAGCAGGACTATTAACGGCCTCATTTATTTATAAGCCGGGCGTAATTAGTGGTTTACAACAGTTTTATGAGTTTATCATGAGTGGTCTAAAAGATGAGAATAATGTTAAAATCGTTCTTTTTCTCTATATGTTTACCGGATTAATTGGATTAATGAAATATACAGGTGGAATTAAAGGGTTTGTTCATCTAGCATCTTCGAAAATTAATACGAAAAAAGGAGCATTGTTTCTTACTTGGATCTCGACAATTGGAACCTTTAGCGCTCCGAGCTTTCGTATTGTAACGGTAGCACCAATCATGAAAGCTCTTCTAAATAAAGTGAAAATCACGCCTCAGGAACTCGGATTTGTGATTGAGACAACTGCAACTCCAGTGATTGTATTGATGCCAATTGCGACTGCTTTTGTTGGATACATGTCGTCTGTTGTTCAGCTTTCTTTAAAAGCGGAAGGCATTGAAGGTGATGGTTATCGCTATTTCCTTCAAAGTATTCCGTATAACTTTTTTTCCATCAGTATCATTCTAATCGGCTTTTATTTAAGTTTTTTTCATCACAGCAAAAAACAAGCGACTGATGCAGGGAATCAAGAGAAGGAGCTAGATGATCAGTGGGAGGATTGTCATCCAGCCGTAGCAAAAGACCTTCCAAAAAAGCCGTTCAACTTATTACTGCCGCTTGGAGGAGTCATACTGCTAACTCTTTTTCTTACGTATTGGAGTGGGTATGAAAAAGGCTTTACCTCCTTACTTCAAGCATTCATCGAGGCGGATGTTCTTGATGCCATGGTATTTGCTCTATTAACAACGGTGCTACTTACATTCCTTTTTTATTTATTCCAGCGTTTCTCCTTAAAGGAACTCGTGACTTTCTTTATTGAGGGAGGAAATGAAATGATGCCAGTGATCGTATTGTTAACGGTTGTATGGGGGCTTGCGGCATCAACTGAAGCGCTTGGATTTTCGGCATTTGTCACATCTAATCTTGATTGGATTCCATCGTTATTTGTTCCACCTGTCTTGTTTCTTGTTGGTGCGTTTATTTCTTATTTCATTGGTTCGTCCTGGGGAACTTGGGGGATTTTAATGCCGCTTGGTATTTCGCTAGGCCATTCAACCGGAACCGATCTCCCTCTCGTCATTGGAGCTGTATTTGCGAGCGGTACATTTGGGGCTTTTTCTTCACCGTTAAGTGATAATACGAATACAATAGCGAGAATTTTAAAGTTAAACCCGATGACATATGCTAAATTTAAGCTAACTCCTGCTCTAATTGCAGCGGGGACGGCTGCTGTAGGATATTTTATTATTTCTTTTGTGATTTAA
- the cydD gene encoding thiol reductant ABC exporter subunit CydD: MKNELKAYASGFKITQLIMILGALIIGASIIAQAFLTVEIVNNVFVDKTAFEANVPFLISLLLVLMLRPFLSYLMGRAGVKMAATVKQRIRKALLDKFSREALLTSHQGQSGQKVSVLLDAVDEIDAYYSKYIPQVFKTAVIPILILIAVSTQHLETGLIMMVTAPFIPIFYIIIGIRTQKKSEEKLEQMTVFSGRFLDTIQGLTTLNLFRQSKKYRNIIKESSLNYRDATIEVLKVAFVSSLMLELISMLSIGIIALEIGLRLIVFNSMSFATAFFLLILAPEFYLSLKELGSAFHTGRGSMSAMKKVSEELGRESEEVTWGDQFIENSETPPKIALKDVSYQYKDSGFSLSSLNITIEPYRQVAVIGRSGSGKSTLLHMIAGLLPPQQGEITIDHHSMTSLNEGSWFSQVSYISQHPYIFTGTIAENIRIGSKNASQSEIEEAAVKAGISAFVATLERGYETIIGESGRGLSGGEKQRLALARAFLKKPNVILFDEPTTGLDLYTEKVLQSAMNSLSQNATIITVAHRLHTIRKADHIIVLDQGKVMAEGTDKALYESSELYREMVNVQTEEVTL, encoded by the coding sequence GTGAAGAACGAGCTTAAAGCATATGCTTCAGGTTTTAAAATAACGCAGCTGATTATGATTTTAGGCGCTCTTATAATAGGTGCTTCAATTATTGCACAGGCTTTTCTTACAGTAGAAATTGTAAACAACGTTTTTGTTGATAAAACAGCCTTTGAAGCAAACGTGCCTTTTCTTATTAGTTTGTTACTTGTGTTGATGTTGCGACCATTCTTATCTTACTTAATGGGCAGAGCGGGAGTAAAGATGGCTGCTACAGTAAAACAAAGAATCCGTAAAGCGCTATTAGACAAATTTTCACGGGAAGCGCTACTAACTTCTCATCAAGGGCAATCTGGTCAGAAGGTGAGCGTCTTGCTTGATGCAGTTGATGAGATCGATGCTTACTATAGTAAATACATTCCACAAGTGTTCAAGACAGCAGTGATCCCAATTCTTATTTTAATTGCTGTTTCGACTCAGCATCTCGAAACAGGACTAATCATGATGGTAACGGCACCGTTCATTCCAATATTTTATATAATTATTGGGATACGTACCCAGAAAAAATCTGAAGAGAAGCTTGAACAAATGACTGTTTTTTCTGGACGCTTTTTAGATACGATCCAGGGATTGACTACGTTAAATTTGTTTCGGCAGTCAAAAAAATACCGAAACATTATTAAAGAAAGTAGCTTAAACTACCGTGACGCTACTATTGAAGTATTAAAAGTTGCTTTCGTGTCCTCTTTAATGCTTGAGCTAATTTCTATGCTAAGCATCGGCATTATTGCTCTTGAAATCGGTCTTCGTCTCATTGTGTTTAACAGCATGTCTTTTGCAACGGCATTTTTTCTTCTTATCCTTGCTCCAGAATTCTACCTTTCACTAAAAGAACTAGGCAGTGCATTTCATACTGGAAGAGGGAGTATGAGCGCAATGAAGAAGGTAAGTGAAGAACTAGGTCGTGAGAGCGAGGAAGTGACCTGGGGAGATCAGTTTATTGAAAATAGTGAAACTCCACCAAAGATTGCCTTAAAAGACGTTTCTTATCAGTATAAAGACAGTGGTTTCTCTTTATCTTCTCTAAATATAACAATTGAACCTTATCGTCAGGTAGCGGTAATTGGGCGAAGCGGATCTGGTAAGTCCACGTTATTGCATATGATTGCCGGGTTGCTACCACCACAACAAGGTGAGATTACGATCGATCATCATTCCATGACAAGTTTAAATGAAGGTAGTTGGTTTTCACAGGTGAGCTATATCTCTCAGCATCCGTATATATTTACAGGAACGATTGCTGAGAACATACGTATCGGATCAAAGAATGCCAGCCAATCTGAAATCGAGGAGGCAGCGGTGAAAGCTGGTATTTCAGCATTTGTTGCTACACTAGAACGAGGTTATGAAACGATCATTGGTGAATCGGGTCGCGGTTTATCTGGAGGAGAAAAACAGCGTCTGGCACTAGCACGTGCTTTTTTAAAGAAGCCAAATGTAATTTTGTTTGATGAGCCAACAACCGGACTTGATTTATATACAGAGAAAGTACTTCAATCAGCCATGAATTCATTATCTCAAAACGCTACAATTATCACAGTAGCGCATCGACTTCATACCATTCGGAAAGCCGACCATATTATTGTGCTCGATCAAGGAAAGGTGATGGCTGAAGGTACTGACAAAGCACTTTATGAGTCAAGTGAATTATATCGGGAGATGGTAAATGTTCAGACTGAGGAGGTAACCTTATGA
- the fni gene encoding type 2 isopentenyl-diphosphate Delta-isomerase, producing MEHLGFDQTEKRKNEHIDICLTEEVEGAGLTTGLERYRFKHNPLPEIAYDEVDISTSFLNKKLNTPFLISSMTGGTERAWEINKRLAKAAEAHGWTLGVGSMRAAIQESKSVYSFDVRKYAPTIPVLANIGAVQLNYGFTVEECKRAIDLIQADALLLHLNPLQEVFQPEGDTDFQDLIVKIREVAKAIPVPLGIKEVGMGIDAKTAQRLISAGASFIDVAGAGGTSWIQVESYRSHQTMRRQAAKAFEDWGNPTADCIIDVRKQHPDVPMIASGGLKNGVDAAKAIALGADVSGFGRALLENAVNDTEEALSEQLKRIEFELRTAMFGIGASSINRLKYNSALRKK from the coding sequence TTGGAACATTTGGGGTTTGATCAAACCGAAAAACGAAAAAACGAGCATATCGACATCTGTCTGACAGAAGAAGTTGAAGGAGCAGGATTAACGACAGGATTAGAACGCTATCGTTTTAAACACAATCCATTACCTGAAATTGCTTATGATGAAGTGGATATCTCTACTTCTTTCCTAAATAAAAAATTAAATACGCCATTTCTTATAAGCTCAATGACCGGCGGAACTGAACGAGCATGGGAAATAAATAAGCGGCTTGCCAAAGCTGCTGAAGCACATGGGTGGACACTTGGAGTAGGATCGATGCGTGCAGCGATTCAAGAATCGAAATCCGTATACTCCTTTGATGTGAGAAAATACGCACCAACAATCCCGGTCCTAGCTAATATAGGGGCTGTACAACTTAACTACGGTTTTACCGTTGAAGAATGTAAGCGAGCCATTGATTTAATTCAAGCTGATGCGCTATTGCTTCATTTAAACCCACTACAGGAAGTGTTTCAACCAGAAGGCGACACAGATTTCCAGGATTTAATTGTTAAAATTCGTGAAGTAGCAAAGGCGATACCTGTTCCGCTTGGAATTAAAGAAGTTGGTATGGGGATTGATGCAAAGACAGCTCAGCGCCTGATTAGTGCTGGGGCCAGCTTTATTGATGTCGCAGGCGCGGGCGGAACATCCTGGATTCAAGTTGAAAGCTATCGTTCTCATCAAACGATGCGCCGGCAAGCTGCGAAGGCTTTTGAGGATTGGGGGAACCCAACCGCGGATTGCATTATTGATGTGCGAAAGCAGCATCCTGATGTACCAATGATTGCATCTGGAGGGCTAAAAAACGGTGTGGACGCAGCGAAAGCGATCGCCCTCGGTGCAGATGTTTCTGGATTTGGAAGGGCATTACTTGAAAATGCCGTAAATGACACTGAAGAAGCGCTATCAGAACAATTGAAACGAATTGAGTTTGAATTACGAACTGCCATGTTTGGGATCGGTGCTTCGTCTATTAACAGGTTAAAATACAATAGCGCATTACGAAAGAAATAG